The genomic stretch AGAGAAGCCGAGCTCTTCGGCCAGTCGAACCCGCTCCACATGACGGGTCAGGGTCGGCACCGGGCTGCTTGCATAGGTTTCCAGCGGCACCACCAGTCCGAGGCTCAGCCGGTTCGGGCGGAAGGTGCTGTTGTATCCCCGGTTGATAGGCTGAAACTGTGGAGTATCGATCGTTGTGGACATGCGGTTTTCCGTTATTGCGAGCAGCAGGCGACGACACACGCCGCGGCGATCGCGTTCCTTGCCGATCCGCGCCGTTCAGGCGAGATCGTCGTTGCCTTCGATGAGGAAGTGGTGAGCTATGGAGCACAGACTGCATAGCACCTCGACGCCCTGCTGCCCGGCAGTGGACATCCAGAGCACGGGCATAAAGGTAAAGACTTGCTTTTCGTGGATAAAGCAGGCATTCAGGAGTTCTTAATTCGGCTTTTCGATATAAACATGGATACAGAAAGCATCCGGCTCTTTGTGCTTGCGGCGGAAAAGCTCAACATCAGTGCCGCAGGCCGAGCATTGGGCCTCGCGCCTGCTGCGGCAAGTGCGCGTCTGGCCAAGCTGGAAACCACCCTGGGTGCGGACCTGCTGCTGCGCTCAACGCGCAAGGTGGCCTTGTCGATGGAAGGGGCCGAGTTTCTGCCCTACGCCCGGGAAATGCTCGCGCAGGAGAGCGCAGCATTTGCCGCCCTGGGGCTGGGACGGCCGATTGCGAGCGGCACATTGCGCTTTGCCGCGTCGAGCACTTTTGCCCAGCTTTACATCGCACCGCTGCTGCCGGAATTCCTTGCCTTGCACCCGGGCATCACGCTCGACCTGCGACTGTCCGACACGCAGTTCGACCTGATCGAGGGCAGTTTCGACCTTGCCCTGCGCAACGCGGCGCTCGACGACAGCAGCCTCAAGTGCCGAAAGCTGGCCGACGACCGCCGTGTGTTGTGCGCATCGCCCGCTTACCTTGAGCAGAACGGAGTACCCCGCCACCCCGACGAACTGGGCGGGCATCAGCTGATCGGCTTCAGGGACCTGTTGCCCAGGGCGCTGATCAGTGATGACGGACAGTCGGGGCGTTTCGACCCGCGCCTTTCAGGCGGCCGACTGGTGCTGGATGACGGCTTGAGTCAGAAGATCGCCACACTCGCAGGGGCAGGCATCTCGGTGAATTCACTGTGGAGCGTTCATCGCGAACTCGCAGAGGGCAAGCTCGTACGCGTACTGCCGGACTACTGGGTCGACGATCAGTCCGCATTGTGGCTGGTCTATCCAAAATCCAACGTACTGACCGCAAAGGTCAGAATATTCATCGATTTTCTGATGGACAGAATCGGCAACGCGCCAGCATGGCGCGCGCCCTGAAAAAGAGCGCCCGGCAGCCACGACAAGGGCCGCCGGACGCTGATGGCATCAGTCCTCGATGACCGGCGCCGGTTCGTCCACTCCGCCAAACCAGGTGGATTTGATCACGTCGTGAATCTCGCCGATCCCCACCTGCAGATCATCCACGAACCGGTGCAGGTCGTCCGGCGAGCCCGCCAGCCAGTCGGTATCCACCGAATCGAAGCGGGCCTGCAACGCCGTTACCACTGCACGAGCCTCATCGTTCCGCGGCAGGGTGTACATGTTTCGATGCAGATCCATGAGACAGCGCTTCACCGAACGCGGAAAAAGCGGGTCGTTGAGGATGAAGCGCACCACTTCCGGACCGCGCACCCGGTGACGAACATGCTGACGGTACATCTGATAGGCCGACAGCGACTTGAGCACACCCATCCACTGCAGATTCTCGAAGGGCGTGAGATCGCCAGGTGCGCGCGGTAGCAGATTGGCCGAGCGCACGTCCAGGGTACGGGTCGTCATGTCGGCACGCTCGAGATAACAGCCCATGCCGCAGAAGGTGCGCGCCGGCGTGTGACTCAAGGTACCGATGATCATCCCGGTAATGGTCTGGCACCCGCGGATCACGGTCTTGAGAAACCCGTCCATGCGACGCACTGAAATGCCCTGGCTGGCCTGTTCGCTGACGGCGTGATAAAGCTGATTGACCTCCTCCCACACCTCGCGCGGCATCACCTCGCGGGTGGTACGCAGGTTCTCGCGCGCGGCAGCAAGTGCCGAGACGATCGAGCCACTGTAGCGCCGGTCGGCACACAGAAAGGCCAGCACGCTGGCCTCGTCGCGCTTGCCATAGTGCTCGTTGAAGAGCTCGTCACTGCCCGTGATGTTGATCAGCGAGGACCAGCCCAAGGTTGCCGTGCCCGGAAAATCGAGCATCACGTGACGGCTGACCTGGATCAGTCGGGCAGTATCTTCGGCGCGCTCCATGTAGCGCCCCATCCAGTAAAGGTTTTCTGCGACTCGGGACAACATGTTCAGGCTCCCTCGGTATCGACAATCCAGGTGTCTTTGCTGCCACCACCCTGAGATGAATTCACCACCAGCGAACCCTTGACCAGTGCAACCCGTGTCAGGCCGCCAGTCGTCACATAGGTATCGGTACCGGCAGAGAGAATGAATGGACGCAAATCGACGTGCCTTGGATCGATACCATCTCCGCACAGTGTGGGCGCGGCAGACAGCATGAGTGTCGGCTGCGCCATGTAGTTGCGCGGATCGGCCTTGATGCGCTCTGCGAATTCGGCCCGCTGCTCCGCGGTTGAATGCGGCCCGATCAGCATGCCGTAACCGCCCGATTCGTTGGCGGGCTTGACCACCAGCTTGTCGAGATTGTCGAGCACATAGCGTCGATCCTCTTCGTACATGCACAGATAACTCGGCACATTGGGCACGATCGCTTCTTCGCCGAGGTAATACTTGATGATCTTGGGGACGAAGGCGTAGACCACCTTGTCGTCAGCGACACCCGCGCCCGGCGCATTGCACAGCGCCACCTTGCCAGCGCGCCAGGACCGCATCAGGCCACGCACGCCCAGTATCGAGTCAGGATTGAAGGCCTCGGGATCGATGAACAAATCATCAACCCGGCGGTAGATCACATCCACCCGCTTGAGGCCATCGATCGTGCGCATGTAGACACAATCGTCGGTGCCGACAATAAGGTCGGAACCTTCGACGAGATCTACCCCCATCTGCTGCGCAAGGTAGGCGTGCTCGAAATAGGCCGAGTTATAGATGCCCGGGGTCAGGATCGCGATCGAAGGCATCTCGCCCGGACGCGGCGACATCGCCGAGAGCATGTCGTGGAGTTGCGACGGGTAGTCGTCGACCGGCATGATTCTGCCTGTTTCGAACATCTCGGGCATCACCCGCTTCATCACGTTGCGGTTCTCGAGCATGTAGGACACGCCGGAGGGGATGCGCAGGTTGTCTTCAAGGACGTAGATGGTGCCATCCTTGTCGCGCACCAGATCCGAACCGCAGATGTGTGCCCAGATGCCGTGCGGCGGACTCACGCCCACGCATTGAGGGCGGAAATTCACCGACTGCTCGAGCAGTTCGGCGGGAAAGACGCCGTCCTTGATGATGCGCTGGTCGTGGTAGAGGTCGTCGATGAACAGGTTGAGCGCATGCACGCGCTGCTTGAGCCCCGCCTCGACGCGCGCCCACTCCTTCAGCGGAATGATTCGCGGCACGATGTCGAAGGGCCAGGCCCGATCGATCATGCTGCCGTCCGAATAGACGGTGAAGGTAATTCCCATCACCTGAATCGCCACCTCGGCTGCGGTCTTGAGCTCTGCCACTTCTTCGGCGGACAGACTCGCCAGGTAGCGGCACAGCTCATCGGCTGCTTCCCGGGGCACCCCGTCCTCGGTTACAAGCTCATCGTACAAACCCGAACAGGCGTAATCGCTCCAATCGATGCGTGCCATAGCTCCCTCTGCGGTACCGGCCCGCGAAGTGCGGGTAGATGCGCCATACAGTACCCGTGCCGCGCAGTATTTTCCAGCGCGGGCAGCACTTGCCCGCTCTTCGCCCGCTCCGGGAGACACCCGGGCCCCTTGCCACCCCACCGAAATACACATGAAACATTGGCATCCGATCGCCTTTGCCCGGCCAGCCATGTCAAATGCGTAATGCAAGACGCTCTTGCCTCTTCCTTCACCTAGCACGGCAAGCAAGTTTCGGAAGCCCGACGCACTACGACTTCCGGTTGGTGGACGGCCCCCCTGCCATGGCGCGAGGCAGCGCAGCAGACGTCGGGGACAGTTGTCTCGCAAGGGCTGGCAGCGCACACTTCGCCCACAGATGAGAATCAGCAGTATCTTCTGAACTGCGCGAAATTCGCCTCATTCATCCCTATTGTGAAGTGGTAATCTTCGCCGTTGCAAAGAGCCGGGCAAATCAGGCGATGTCGCTCCACCGGACTTCCCCCCTCTGATTTCCCGAGCTCGTTTCCAAGAAGGAAGATTCCGATGCGCCGCTTTTCCCTGACAATGACCCTGAGCATATGCCTCGCGCTTCCGCTACAGGCCATCGGCCAACAGGCAAGCCCCGGCCGCCTGGAGCGCGTCATCGCAAACAAGGAGGTCCGCGTCTGCATCTGGCCCGACTATTACGGCATCAGTTATCGCAATCCGAAGACGCAGGAACTCTCGGGGATCGATATCGATATGGCTCAGGCACTGGGCTCGGACCTCGGCGTCAGCGTCACGTTCGTCGACAGCGCCTTCTCCCGGTTGATCGAGGACATCCGTTCAGACCGGTGCGACGTCGCCATGTTCGCCGTTGGCATCACGCCACAGCGCAAGGAGAAACTGCGTTTTACCACCCCGCACCTGGCCAGCGACATCTACGCCATTGCCTCGAAAACCAACCGTCGCATCAAGCAGTGGGACGATATCGACCAGCCGGACTCAGTCGTTGCGGTAGCGCGAGGCACCCTGCATGAACCGGTGATGCGCAGCAAGCTCAAGGCTGCCAAACTTCTGGTACTCGATACCCCCTTTGCCCGCGAACAGGAAGTGCAATCGGGCCGCGCCGACGTATTCATGACCGACTACCCCTATATTCAGCGCTTTCTCTCAAATGCACAGTGGGCGCGACTGGTGTCGCCCCCGAGCACCTATCACGTCACGCCCTACGCCTATGCAATTCAGCCTGGAGATGACGAGTGGCATGCCCGCCTGGAGCGTTTTGTCAGCGATATCAAGCGTGACGGCCGCTTGATGGCTGCTGCCCGGCGCCACAAGCTCGACCCGATCGTTGCGCCGTGACACAGAGCGTGCGCCAACTGCGCCTGACCTTCCTGCTCACGCTCACCCTGTTTTCCGGCGCGCTGCTCGCAATCTCCGGCTACACCCTGTGGCGCCTGAACGCGGACGCAGTGCGTGCGGGCTTTGAGATCTCGGCCCTCCACAGCCGCAGCTTCGAGGACTACCTGACACAGAGCTTGCATGTTGCCGAACTGGCGGCAG from Parazoarcus communis encodes the following:
- a CDS encoding circularly permuted type 2 ATP-grasp protein, translated to MARIDWSDYACSGLYDELVTEDGVPREAADELCRYLASLSAEEVAELKTAAEVAIQVMGITFTVYSDGSMIDRAWPFDIVPRIIPLKEWARVEAGLKQRVHALNLFIDDLYHDQRIIKDGVFPAELLEQSVNFRPQCVGVSPPHGIWAHICGSDLVRDKDGTIYVLEDNLRIPSGVSYMLENRNVMKRVMPEMFETGRIMPVDDYPSQLHDMLSAMSPRPGEMPSIAILTPGIYNSAYFEHAYLAQQMGVDLVEGSDLIVGTDDCVYMRTIDGLKRVDVIYRRVDDLFIDPEAFNPDSILGVRGLMRSWRAGKVALCNAPGAGVADDKVVYAFVPKIIKYYLGEEAIVPNVPSYLCMYEEDRRYVLDNLDKLVVKPANESGGYGMLIGPHSTAEQRAEFAERIKADPRNYMAQPTLMLSAAPTLCGDGIDPRHVDLRPFILSAGTDTYVTTGGLTRVALVKGSLVVNSSQGGGSKDTWIVDTEGA
- a CDS encoding alpha-E domain-containing protein → MLSRVAENLYWMGRYMERAEDTARLIQVSRHVMLDFPGTATLGWSSLINITGSDELFNEHYGKRDEASVLAFLCADRRYSGSIVSALAAARENLRTTREVMPREVWEEVNQLYHAVSEQASQGISVRRMDGFLKTVIRGCQTITGMIIGTLSHTPARTFCGMGCYLERADMTTRTLDVRSANLLPRAPGDLTPFENLQWMGVLKSLSAYQMYRQHVRHRVRGPEVVRFILNDPLFPRSVKRCLMDLHRNMYTLPRNDEARAVVTALQARFDSVDTDWLAGSPDDLHRFVDDLQVGIGEIHDVIKSTWFGGVDEPAPVIED
- a CDS encoding substrate-binding periplasmic protein; the protein is MRRFSLTMTLSICLALPLQAIGQQASPGRLERVIANKEVRVCIWPDYYGISYRNPKTQELSGIDIDMAQALGSDLGVSVTFVDSAFSRLIEDIRSDRCDVAMFAVGITPQRKEKLRFTTPHLASDIYAIASKTNRRIKQWDDIDQPDSVVAVARGTLHEPVMRSKLKAAKLLVLDTPFAREQEVQSGRADVFMTDYPYIQRFLSNAQWARLVSPPSTYHVTPYAYAIQPGDDEWHARLERFVSDIKRDGRLMAAARRHKLDPIVAP
- a CDS encoding LysR family transcriptional regulator; protein product: MDTESIRLFVLAAEKLNISAAGRALGLAPAAASARLAKLETTLGADLLLRSTRKVALSMEGAEFLPYAREMLAQESAAFAALGLGRPIASGTLRFAASSTFAQLYIAPLLPEFLALHPGITLDLRLSDTQFDLIEGSFDLALRNAALDDSSLKCRKLADDRRVLCASPAYLEQNGVPRHPDELGGHQLIGFRDLLPRALISDDGQSGRFDPRLSGGRLVLDDGLSQKIATLAGAGISVNSLWSVHRELAEGKLVRVLPDYWVDDQSALWLVYPKSNVLTAKVRIFIDFLMDRIGNAPAWRAP